The following nucleotide sequence is from Halorussus caseinilyticus.
TCGGGCAGGTTCTCGAAGGGAGTGTCCACGCTCACGCCGAAGTGGTCGGCCACGTTGTCGAGTTGCCTGCGGTAGTAAGTCCGGTTGTAGCTCCACGGCTCGAAGACGTGCTTGAGGGGTTTCGAGGGGTCTTGGACCACCAACTCCTCGTCCACCTCCTTGGTCTCGCCGATGCCCTCGCACTCCGGGCACGCGCCGTGGGGACTGTTGAACGAGAAGCTTCGGGTCTCTATCTCCCGGAAGTCGATGCCGCAGTGGGTGCAGGCCAACTCCTCGGAGAACTCCACGACGAGGCGGTCGTCGGACTCGCCAGCGAGGTCCCCCGTGGACCGAGCGGTCGCGCCGCCGAGTTCGGCCGCGGCCGAACTCGGCGGGTCGGGCAGGACGACCTTCAGCACGCCGTCGGCTTCCTCCAAGGCCGTCTCCACGCTGTCGGTGATTCGGCTTCGGGCCTCCGGAGAGACCTTCACCCGGTCCACGATTACGTCGATGTCGTGGTCGTAGTTCTTGTCGAGGTCGGGCCGGTCCATCGTGAGGTCGAACTCCTCGCCGTCCACCTCGACGCGGGAGTAGCCCTCCGAGACTAACTCGTCGAAGAGGTCCTCGAACGCGCCCTTCTGGTCGCGGACGACCGGCGCGGCGATTTTGGCGCGGGTACCCTCGGGGAGTTCGAGGACGCGCCGGACCATGTTCTGGGCGCTCTGCTCGCCGACTTCCCGACCGCACTCCGGGCAGTGGGGCGTCCCGATGCGGGCGTACAGCAGGCGGAAGTAGTCGTGGAGTTCCGTGACGGTGCCGACCGTCGAGCGGGGATTGTTGGCGGCGTTCTTCTGGTCGATGGAGATGGCGGGCGAGAGGCCCTCGACGTTCTCGACCTGCGGCTTGTCCATCTGGCCGAGGAAGTTGCGGGCGTAGGCCGACAGGCTCTCGATGTACCGGCGCTGGCCCTCGGCGTAGACGGTCTCGAACGCGAGCGACGACTTGCCCGACCCCGACAGTCCCGTCACCACGTTGAACTGCTCGCGCGGGATGGATACGTCGAGGTCCTTCAGGTTGTGTTCCTCCGCCCCCTTCACGTCGATGTAGTCTTTGCTCATCGTTTTCGTGTCCCCAGAGAATGCGTTTGCGTGCGCTGTGCCGTCTCGTTCATCAACAGGTAACAGGGATTGAGGGCACTTAACGGGAGTGTAATCGGAAAGACGGGTGACTACGCCGACCGACTCGCGGGGTCGCGCTCAGACGTTCGCGGCCGCTCGCTCCCCAGCGAACACCTCGATAATCGGGGCCGCGAATCCGCGCTTCGAGAAGACGGTCACGAGGTCCCCCGACCGGAGAACGGTGTCGCCCTTCGGCAGGACGACCGACTGGTTGCGCTCGATAGCGACCACGAGAACGCCGTCGGGAAGCACGTCGGCGTCGGTCGCTTCGGCGAGGGTGCGACCGGCCAGCGGACTCTCCTTCCCGACCGTAATCTCGAAAATTTCCGCGCCGTCGGCCAGATGCATGAAGTCCTGCACCGAGGGTCGCTGGACCGCCCGGTAGAGATACTCCGCGATGAGGTTCTGGGGGTTTTCGAGGACGTTGACACTCAGTTGCCGGAACAGGCTCTCGTGTTCGGGGTTGTGGACGACCGACACCTGCGAGGAAATCTCTAGCTCTTCGGCGAGCAACATCACCATGACGTTGGTGGCGTCGGACCCGGTGGTGCTGACGATGGCGTCGGCCTGTTCGCCGCCTGCCTCTCGGAGCGTCTCCATCGTGGTCGCGTCGTCGTTCAACACGAGACAGTCGTAGTTCTCGGCCGCCCTGTTCGCCACCGTTTCGTCTTTCTCTACGACGACCACGTCGTGGCGTTCGCGCGTGAGCAGTCCGAGCAGTTGGGAGCCGATGTCACCGGCCCCGACGACGATGATGTACATGGATGGTATTCGGATACCCAAATGGCTTAAAAATGTGGTTTTCGAATCGGTAACTGTAAGTGGATAAACTCGGCATAAGCGGGTATGTCACGAGACGACGACAGCTCTGACGACGCTCGGCGCGACCCGCCTTCGGACGTTCCGGCGGACCTCGCGTCCCGACTCGCCGCCCTCGACGGCCGCGAACTGCGGGCGGTCATCTCCTACGCACAGTCGCTCTCGACACCCGCCCCGTCGCCAGCGGCCCTCGTCGAGGAGCGTCCGGGCGAGCGGATTCTCGACGTGCGCGAACGCGACGGCCACACGGAAGTCCTCAAAGAACAACCCTGTCCGGAGGGGTGTGACGACTGCCCGCACGGTCCCTACCTCTATCGGATTCGGGTACGGCCACCGGTAGACGCCGACTCGGAACCGACGCTTCGGTGGGACTTCGTTGGTCCCGTCGACTCGTAACTGGCAGTCAGTCACGGTCGAGGTGATAGGTCCGTTTTCGGATTGCCCCGCAACTCGGACAGACGTGGGTGTACAGGACCTGTCCGCCCGTCGTCCGCGCCCGCCAACTGCCGTCTTCGTCGTCGTATCCGCACTCGGAGCAGACCAAATCCTCGTGTTCCATGTGCGACGCCATCCGGTCGAACGGCGTCGAACCGATGTCCTCTAGTTCGGACATAGGGCAACACACGAACCGTTATCGGATAAATCTGCCGCCGTCTATTTTCGATACCCAAATTATGGCCTCCTATATTTTCCATACCTGATTCGTACTCGCTCCCCGTCAGTTCGCACGAGACCGTTCCTCGGAGTGTGGACCCCGAAAGGCGGGGCTTTTATCGACTCCGGCAGTAGACGCGGACATGAGCTATCGCATAGACGAAATCGACAAACGCATCCTCTATCATCTGGCCGACGACGCGCGGAACACGACGGCCCCGACGATTGCCGAGGAAGTGGACGTGACCCCGGCCACGATTCGCCACCGAATCCGCCAGATGGAGGAGGCGGGCATCATCCAAGGCTACCACGCCGACATCGACTACGAGCGGACCGACAGCAGAATCGTCAACCAGTTCACCTGCACGGTGGCGGTCGCCGACCGCCACCGACTCGCACAGGAGGCCCTGCAAGTCTCGGGCGTCGTGAACGTCCGCAAACTGATGGCCGGACGCGAGAACCTCGTCGTCACCGCCGTCGGCACCGGAACCGACGACATCACTCGCATCGCGCGCGAACTGTCGAGTCTCGGTCTGGACCTCGAACGCGAGGACATCGTACAGGACGAGTTGTTCCACCCCTACCACCCCTTCGGGTCGGACGACGACGCCTCGCGCCAGTCGTTCGCCGACGTGCAGAGTCTGACCGGCGGTGCCGAAGTCATCGAGTTCACCGTCCCCGAAGACGCCGCCGTCACCGGAACGACGCTGGAAGCGGCCAACGACTCGGGTATCCTCGACGACGACTCGCTGGTCATCAGCATCGAACGCGGTGACGCGGTACTCACGCCGAAGGGCGATACCGTCATCGAAGCGGGCGATGTCGTCACCCTGTTCGCTCCCGAGACGGTCTCCTCGGAGACCGTCGAGGCCTTCGAGACCACCGAGTGACCGCCGGGGAACTTTTCTCGCCGGTCGTCGTACTCGTCGGGCATGGACGCCCAGAAAGCGTTCGCTCTCTTCTTGCTCACACTCTCCGTCTACCTCTCGCTCCTCGTCGTGCGACCGTTCTTCACCTACGTCGCGCTGGCGATTCTGCTGACCTACGCGCTCTATCCCCTCCAGCGCCGCCTCGCGCCGCGAATCGGTCCCCGGAAGTCGGCGGTGGTCCTCATGGTCGGGTCCACCGTGCTGTTCGTCCTGCCGTTCGTCCTGATGCTCCAAGTCGTCCTCCAACAGGCGCTGGCGGTGGTCGAGGCCGTCCAGTCGGGTGACATCGACGTGGGATTTCTACAGGAACTGCTCGCCAGCGACCTCGGTCAGGACCTCGTGGGTGCGGTCCGGTCGGGCGCGGGCCGGATTCTGGAGCAGTCGGTCGCCGTCGTCGGCGGGGCCTCTACCGCCGCGGTGGGCGTCACGATTCTGGGGTTCCTGCTCTACTATCTGCTGGTCGGAGGCGACTCGGCCGTGGCGTGGTTCCGCGAGGTGACGCCGCTTCCCGCCGACGTGCAGGACCGCCTACTCGCGGACTTGGACCGCCTGACCTACGCGGTCCTCATCACGCAGGGCGTCATCGCGGTCGTACAGGCGGTCCTCACTGGTCTCGCGCTACTCGTCCTCGGGTTCTCGAACGTCCTCTTCTGGACGGTGTTCGCCGTCGTCCTCGGTCTGCTCCCGTTCGTCGGGTCGATGTTCATCTGGATTCCCGCCGGGGTGTTTCTGCTCGCCACCGGCGACTTGCTCGGCGGGGTCGGACTGCTGGTCTACGGGTTCGGCGTCGTCAACCTCACCGACAACTACCTCCGCCCGGTCCTCGGCGGGCGAAGCGCGAACCTCAATCCCGCTATCCTCGTCGTGGGCATCTTCGGCGGACTGGTGGTGTTCGGATTCACGGGCATCTTCGTCGGTCCCATCGTCCTCGGGTTCACGAAGACAATCGTCGGCGTGGTCGCTCGGGAGTACGGTTGAGGTTTCTTTTAGACTGATAGTTCGTTCCTTAGGACGTATTTTTATTTCTTTAACGATGGCAAAGTCACTCACGACTGGACTGACGGACCGACGAACGGAGACGAAGAGACGGAGCAGGTCAAGTTACGGGTTCGCTCGAACCCGCGACGGATTTCGCTCGTCCTCGGCGAGACGTACTTCCTCGAACTTCCAGTCCGGTCTCGTTTCGTCTTCGCTCACGAGGACGGCTTCCACGATTTGCCCTTCGTCGAGACGTTTGACTTCCTCTCGAACGTCGTTGTCGTAAGTTTCGTCGCTGATTGGCACCGAGACCCGGATGCCTTGGTCGCCTCCCTCCAGCACTTCGAGCCAGAAGTAGTCGTTCTGCCGACGTGTAATCTCGTACGTGGCTCTCTCCGTCTCCAACATAGCGTATTCTGCGTGGCGTTTAGCGAATCAATAAATCTTACCCAATCGGGGTGGGAAGTAGCACGCCCGAACCGACGCCTCCCCAAGAAAGTATTTACCGCGAAACGCACAACTCCCGCGCATGGCCGCCGACATCGCCGCCCTCGACCTGACCGACGACGAGTACCGCGTCGTTCAATCGCTGATTCGCAACAAGTACGAGGCGTCCAACAGCGACGGCGAACTCGTCCTGAAGGGCAAACAGAAGATGTTCAAACTCAAAGAGGAGTTCCCCTTCGTGGACGCCGACGGGAATCCCGCGTTCACCGTCAAGGCTGGCGGCGTCCTCGACTTCAGCGGCGACTACGCGCTGATAGACGACGAAACCGACGAGACCGTCGTCGTGTTGGAACACCAGTTCACCCTGTTCGTGGACAAGTGGGCGCTTCGGGACCCCGACACCGGGAATCGAATCGCCGAAATCGCCTCCAAGAGCAAGGTGGTGTCGCTCCTGCGCGCCGTCCACGACCTGTTCAGTCTGATTCCCCACGAGTACGAGATTACCGACGACGACGGCCGCCACGTCGGGGCCATCGAGGGCCAGTTCTCGCTCAAGGACAAGTACGACGTGACCATCGACGACGCCGCCACCGTGCCGAAGGAGGCCGTCGTCGCCGCCGCGATGGTCGTGGACGCCATCGAGGGGAACTAGTACTCCGGAATCCGGGCCGACCGGTCGCTCCCCTCCACGAACGGGAGGGCCGCGAGTTCGGCGGCCACTTCCTCGCCGCCGACGCGGACCGAGAGCGCAGGGTCACTCTCACCGGTCTCGCCCACCTCGAAGTCCACGACGGCGAACGCGACGGGTCCGCCGTCGGTGGGACTCTCGACTGCCCGCGTCACCTCGCCGACCGCCTCGTCGCCGCGGAAGACGGCCGCGCCCGACTCGGGCACCGCCTCGGGACGCAGGCCCACGAGTCGCTGACTCGGTTGGCCGCGGTTCTCCACGCGCGAGACGACCTCTTGGCCGACGAAACATCCTTTCTCGAAATCCACCGCGTTCCGGAGACCGACGACGTTCGGAATCCGGCCCCGCAACTCGGTCTCGAACAGCGGCGTCCCCGCTTCCAGCGTCAGCGACTCCCACGTCCGCCTGCCGAACGGCGCGGCGTTCAATCCTTGGGTCAGGAGCGCGTCGAAGACGAGTTCGGCGTTCGCGCGCTCTTCGCCGGTTTCGTTGACCGTCGTGCCGGTGGCACACACCACCTCGAACCCCTCTTCGCCGGTCGGCGCGTCGGTCCGAATCACCGTGACGCCCACCTCCGACATCCGCCCGCGGACGAACGAGAGGTGTCGCTCCGGTGCGCTCGCGCCGTTGAGGACGCTGGCTATCTTCTCGGTCGCCTTCGGGCCGTGGACGCCGAACACGGCGAAGTCGTCGCTCGCAACGTCTATCTCCACGTCTTGGATGAACACCTTCTCGCGCCACTCCTCGGCGAGGTCGGTGGCCTCGCCCGGCGGGACGAACAACAGGAGTTGCTCGCCAGCGTCGTAGACGTACATGTCCAACTCCACGCCGCCTTGGGGGTCCAACAGGAGGGCGTAGGCACCCTCGCCGTCCTCGGTCGGCACGTCGTTGGACACCACGTTGTCCACGTACTCCACCCGGTCGTCGCCGCGGACGGCGACCACGCCGTAGGGCATCTCGGTGACGCCGACGACCCGCCGGACCGCGCCGTGGGCGCGGTCCGGTCGGCCGTAGTCGGCGGGGATTCGCCGGTCGCCGACTTCGGTCCACTCGGCCCCGAGGTCGGTCTGCTCGTCCTCGATGACAGTCATCTCTACGTCGGTTTCGGGCCGGGACGGGATTAAAAGGTCGGAATCCGGGAGCGCGGAGCATCCGTTCTCCGGCGCATTTCGAGGTCCGTTCCGTCGGCGAGCGCCCGGCGGATTTTCTGTTCGGCGCGTGCTGGCGCGGCGGCTCGTCGCCGCGCCAACCGCGCGAGGGGTGAGGACCGCAGGCCCGTGGCCGAGGACCGCAAGCGGCTGGGGAGGTGTGAGGCCCTCGCGGTGCGGAGCGGTTGCGGTAACTCCTTGGCTCAAGTCTGAAGCTAGCTTCTGGCCGACCGTTCTACTGTCGCCAGCAACTCGCCAAACGTCACCCTCCCGAGAATAGTCCTTCCTCTTCCGAAGAAATTTCACTAAAGCGGTAGTCGCTCGATAATCTTGTCCACGAACGACGGTTCCTCGACTTCCTCGTCGGGGTCCGGAATCACGCGCTCGTCGGGTTTGATGAGCGTCCGGTGGTCGCCGTCGTTGGCGGTGATGAGGTCGTCTTCTTTGAGATTGGCCAGCGCGGTCTCCAGTTCGTCGATGTCGGACTCGACGTGCGAGCGAATCTCGAACACCGTCATCCCCTCCTCGTTCCGGTCGACGAGGGCGTCGAGTACCGCGACTTCGACCTCCTCGCGGTCCCGGTACTCGCGCTTTGCCTTCATAGGTGGGAGTATGACCGGCGGGTTTTTACCTTTATCTGAAATCCGGGTTCGTACGAAAGGCGAGAGTATTAAGCCTTGAAGCGATACGTTGGAGTATGGAAGTCAAATCTCGTCACCACCTTCGGAGCGACGAGGTGGGCGACATCGAACAGCGACTCGCCGACCGACTCGGCGTCGAGTTGGACGCCGACACCTACGAACTCGTGGAGTTGGAGGACTCCGAGTTCGACCTCGTGTTGGTGGACGGCAACCCCGCGGTTCTCTACTACGAGGACGAACCCTTCCTGACGGTCCGGGGCGCGAACCAGTACCCGCCCGAGACCCACGTCGTCACCGTGGACGCGGGGGCGGTATCGTTCGTCAGCGACGGCGCGGACGTGATGCGCCCCGGCATCGTGGAGGCCGACGACGACATCTCGTCGGGCGACCTCGTGGTCATCGCCGAGGAGTCCCACGGCAAGGTGCTGGCCGTCGGCCGCGCCCAGACCGAAGGGTCGGACATGGTGGGTAGCGAGGGGAAAGTCGTCTCGTCGGTTCACTATGTCGGCGACGAACTGTACGAGTTCAACGTCTGAAACGTCGCCACCGTTCTATTGCGCTAGAAGTCGAGTTCGCCGATTGGTGACGGACTGACAATCCCGCGTCGCAATCGACGGCGCGGCAAAAAATGAGTCGTCCCGGCAGTCGGGACGGGTCGGAACCTGACTCCTCGCTCGTCGCGTTACGTCGGTGTCGTCGCTCTACTGGACTTCGACGGTGAAGTCGTTGACTTCGCCGTACTCGCCCGTTGCGGACGGGCCGTCGAAGGCGTTCCAACTGAGGCGGACGCGGACGAGCGTCTCGCCCGTCGGGGCGTCGCTGGGCACGTCGACCGTCGCGGTGTACGTGCTGGTGTCGTCGCTCACGTCCTGCATGACGACCGTCTCGGTCGCGGTGGACCAGTCTTTGTTCTGGTCCCAGTCCACGTAGACGTTCGCGTAGTGGCTGTCGAATCCGCCGTCGGAGTAGTCGAGCGAGATGTCGAACGACCCGCCGGGGCTGACCGTGACCGGACCCGCGCAGGTGAAGTCCTCGTAGGCGTTGTCCGCCGAACTCTTCGAGACATCTCCGCCGAGGGCAACGGTGTCGATGTTCTCGGCACCGCTGGAACCGGTTCCCGACGGCCACTGGGTGGCGTCGAGACAGTCGCCGCCGCCACCGCCGGTGTCGCCGTTGAGTGCGGCCTCAACGTCGAGGAGACCGTAGCCCTGCTCGTTACTGCCGAGACCGATGTCCTCGGCCGTACTCTGGAGCGTACTCCGGGCCTCGGTGTTCGTCTGCCCCTTGGCCATGAGCTGGGCACCCGCGCCCGAGACGTGCGGACAGGACATCGACGTGCCCGAGAGGGTGTCGTAGCCGCCACCCTGATACGTCGAGTAGATGCTTCCGCCGGGTGCGGCGAGTTCGACCTCGGAACCGGTCGAGGAGAAACTCGACAGGGTGTCGTCGCTGTCGGTCGAAGACACTGCGATGGCGTTGCTGTAGGCGGCCGGATAGCCCACACAGTCGCTACACGGTCCGGAGTTACCGGCCGAGGAGACGACGAGGACGCCGTTGTTGTAGGCGTAGTCCACGGCGTCTTTGACGGTGGACGACCCGGAACTCGCGCCGAGGCTCAGGCTGGCTACGTCGTAGCCTTGGTCGGCGGCCCATTCGAGACCGGCGGCAACGTCGGAGAACGACCCGCTTCCGTCGTCGCCAAGCACCTTGCCAGCGTGGAGAGTGGCCTCGGTCGAGACGCCGACGACGCCCTCGCTGTTGTTGACGGCGTTCGCAATCCCGGCGCAGTGGGTGCCGTGGCCGTCGCCGTCCTCCCACGTCCCTTTGCCCGAGAAGTCTTTCCCGGTGCCGAGGTTGGCCTGCAGGTCGGGGTGGTCGGAGTCGATACCGGTGTCGAGGATGGCGATGTCCGCGCCGCTACCGGTGTCGCCGTTGCTGTGTGCCACGTCCGCGTCCACGCGGTCGATGCCCCACGGCAGGGTCTGGGCCAGCGCTTCCACCGTGCCGTTCTTCTCGACGTAGCGCACGTTCTTGCGCTTTGCGAGACCCTTCACGGCCTTCGCCGACGCGCGGATAGTCATCACGTCGAGGGAGTCGAAGTCACGAACCACGTGGTCGGCCGCGTTCTCTGCGGCACGGCGGGCACGCTTGCCTCGGACCCCGACGTTGACTTCGACTTTGCCTTTCGCGCCAGCGAGACCGGCCACGCCCGTCGCGGCCATGGCTCCGCCAGCGACTTTCAGTACGTTACGCCTCGAAACACCCTTGTTTTTCTCTGACATCGATAATTTCATTATATCTCCATACACTTAATAATTTCTGTAATAGAATGAAATTAAGTCGTTCTATAGGGCTTGACGGCGAATTACGCCTCTTTTGATGTATCAGTACTCGTAGGAATCGGCGGCGCTCTCCTCCTCCTCCTCAACGTCGATGGACGCTCCGGCCTTCCTCGCGCGCAGGTCGGGAGCGCGCGACCGAGAGTCGCGCGCT
It contains:
- a CDS encoding AI-2E family transporter, giving the protein MDAQKAFALFLLTLSVYLSLLVVRPFFTYVALAILLTYALYPLQRRLAPRIGPRKSAVVLMVGSTVLFVLPFVLMLQVVLQQALAVVEAVQSGDIDVGFLQELLASDLGQDLVGAVRSGAGRILEQSVAVVGGASTAAVGVTILGFLLYYLLVGGDSAVAWFREVTPLPADVQDRLLADLDRLTYAVLITQGVIAVVQAVLTGLALLVLGFSNVLFWTVFAVVLGLLPFVGSMFIWIPAGVFLLATGDLLGGVGLLVYGFGVVNLTDNYLRPVLGGRSANLNPAILVVGIFGGLVVFGFTGIFVGPIVLGFTKTIVGVVAREYG
- a CDS encoding Lrp/AsnC family transcriptional regulator, producing the protein MSYRIDEIDKRILYHLADDARNTTAPTIAEEVDVTPATIRHRIRQMEEAGIIQGYHADIDYERTDSRIVNQFTCTVAVADRHRLAQEALQVSGVVNVRKLMAGRENLVVTAVGTGTDDITRIARELSSLGLDLEREDIVQDELFHPYHPFGSDDDASRQSFADVQSLTGGAEVIEFTVPEDAAVTGTTLEAANDSGILDDDSLVISIERGDAVLTPKGDTVIEAGDVVTLFAPETVSSETVEAFETTE
- a CDS encoding RNA-binding protein; translation: MEVKSRHHLRSDEVGDIEQRLADRLGVELDADTYELVELEDSEFDLVLVDGNPAVLYYEDEPFLTVRGANQYPPETHVVTVDAGAVSFVSDGADVMRPGIVEADDDISSGDLVVIAEESHGKVLAVGRAQTEGSDMVGSEGKVVSSVHYVGDELYEFNV
- a CDS encoding potassium channel family protein, which codes for MYIIVVGAGDIGSQLLGLLTRERHDVVVVEKDETVANRAAENYDCLVLNDDATTMETLREAGGEQADAIVSTTGSDATNVMVMLLAEELEISSQVSVVHNPEHESLFRQLSVNVLENPQNLIAEYLYRAVQRPSVQDFMHLADGAEIFEITVGKESPLAGRTLAEATDADVLPDGVLVVAIERNQSVVLPKGDTVLRSGDLVTVFSKRGFAAPIIEVFAGERAAANV
- a CDS encoding S8 family serine peptidase, producing MSEKNKGVSRRNVLKVAGGAMAATGVAGLAGAKGKVEVNVGVRGKRARRAAENAADHVVRDFDSLDVMTIRASAKAVKGLAKRKNVRYVEKNGTVEALAQTLPWGIDRVDADVAHSNGDTGSGADIAILDTGIDSDHPDLQANLGTGKDFSGKGTWEDGDGHGTHCAGIANAVNNSEGVVGVSTEATLHAGKVLGDDGSGSFSDVAAGLEWAADQGYDVASLSLGASSGSSTVKDAVDYAYNNGVLVVSSAGNSGPCSDCVGYPAAYSNAIAVSSTDSDDTLSSFSSTGSEVELAAPGGSIYSTYQGGGYDTLSGTSMSCPHVSGAGAQLMAKGQTNTEARSTLQSTAEDIGLGSNEQGYGLLDVEAALNGDTGGGGGDCLDATQWPSGTGSSGAENIDTVALGGDVSKSSADNAYEDFTCAGPVTVSPGGSFDISLDYSDGGFDSHYANVYVDWDQNKDWSTATETVVMQDVSDDTSTYTATVDVPSDAPTGETLVRVRLSWNAFDGPSATGEYGEVNDFTVEVQ
- a CDS encoding DUF6432 family protein — protein: MKAKREYRDREEVEVAVLDALVDRNEEGMTVFEIRSHVESDIDELETALANLKEDDLITANDGDHRTLIKPDERVIPDPDEEVEEPSFVDKIIERLPL
- a CDS encoding HVO_0649 family zinc finger protein, with amino-acid sequence MSELEDIGSTPFDRMASHMEHEDLVCSECGYDDEDGSWRARTTGGQVLYTHVCPSCGAIRKRTYHLDRD
- a CDS encoding aminomethyltransferase family protein, translated to MTVIEDEQTDLGAEWTEVGDRRIPADYGRPDRAHGAVRRVVGVTEMPYGVVAVRGDDRVEYVDNVVSNDVPTEDGEGAYALLLDPQGGVELDMYVYDAGEQLLLFVPPGEATDLAEEWREKVFIQDVEIDVASDDFAVFGVHGPKATEKIASVLNGASAPERHLSFVRGRMSEVGVTVIRTDAPTGEEGFEVVCATGTTVNETGEERANAELVFDALLTQGLNAAPFGRRTWESLTLEAGTPLFETELRGRIPNVVGLRNAVDFEKGCFVGQEVVSRVENRGQPSQRLVGLRPEAVPESGAAVFRGDEAVGEVTRAVESPTDGGPVAFAVVDFEVGETGESDPALSVRVGGEEVAAELAALPFVEGSDRSARIPEY